The following coding sequences lie in one Thermodesulfovibrionales bacterium genomic window:
- the hisG gene encoding ATP phosphoribosyltransferase encodes MNGKKKTLKLGLPKGSLQESTLRLFKKAGYHISVSTRSYYPVFDDGEIESMLIRAQEMARYVEDGHLDCGLTGQDWVLEQNADVMEVAELRYAKEGFRPVRWVIAVPMDSKIRNLKDLNGKR; translated from the coding sequence ATGAACGGCAAGAAGAAGACCCTGAAGCTCGGGCTCCCGAAGGGAAGCCTCCAAGAATCAACACTACGGCTCTTTAAGAAGGCCGGGTACCACATAAGCGTCTCGACCCGTTCCTACTATCCCGTCTTCGACGACGGAGAGATAGAGTCGATGCTCATCAGAGCCCAGGAGATGGCACGGTATGTTGAAGACGGACACCTTGACTGCGGGCTTACCGGGCAGGACTGGGTCCTTGAACAGAATGCGGACGTGATGGAAGTCGCTGAATTGCGGTACGCCAAGGAAGGGTTCAGACCGGTGAGATGGGTCATCGCGGTCCCGATGGATTCGAAGATAAGGAACCTGAAAGACCTGAACGGCAAGAGGG